In the genome of Podospora pseudocomata strain CBS 415.72m chromosome 7, whole genome shotgun sequence, the window GGCACCACCCTCGAGGGCTCTTGGGACGACGTCTTTAGAGTCATCGGCCAGGCCCACTCCCTTGTTCACCAGAGCGGCATCGTGCGCGTCCAGACTAGTTTGAGGGTTGGGACGAGGTACGTCTGATTACTCACAGGTCATAAAAGTGAAGGTGGTGCTAATGCGAGAATAGAACGGATAAGAAGCAGACTGCAGAGGAAAAGGTCAAACGAGTGGAGGATATTCTCGCTGCTGGGAAGGAGTAACGGACCACAAGTGTGGGATGTGATGGTGAAGAGAACTGTATTGTTGTTGAAATGAAGAAACGACCTCAAACACTAGCAAGCCAACGATTATGGAGTAAAGTGGCTCTCTTGTATGCATTAAATGTCGACCATCATGATAAACCTCCTCTAATCTTCCCATACAACAAAAAGGGTTATGTGTCTCTAAGCCATGCATGCTAATGATCTGTATGATAATCCAAAGAATAACAGCAGTAAATCCCAACCCAAAcgccatcatccatcatcctccccaaatGCCCCCCTAAACCCCCGCAGCAGTAAAACTCAACAAACTCCCCACCGTCAACCCAGCAACCAAACACATGCCCATAaacccccccgccgcctccctctcccactcacccacccactcccccgccgccatcatcgcactactccccaaccacccactcGTCAGCCCAAAAGGAAACTGCACCGCCACCAAATAAAACAAATcactcttcaccaccgctcCCCGTCCCCCAATATTACACAAGAAATACAGCGGCAAAAACAgccacctccccatcgcAATCGCAAACAGCGCCTTTGGTCTGTGACGGAGCGAAAAGGGAAACATGgtcgccaccctccccgtcaaATCACCCAAGttccagaaaaaaaaccccagGGGAATAAACGCCCCGGGAGCGTAGAGCTTCCCGTCCGAATCAGCGTTGTGGACAGACAGGATCTTTGCCGTAAACACGGGGAAAAACATGGCCACGGCAAAACACATAGACACGCTGACAGACACCCAGCGCAGTTTCCTAAACAGCGTTGACATGCTGACGTAGCGTCTGTTTGCCCTTTCGGCTTCCTCGATGGAAGTGACAGACTGGGAGAGGTCCTGCTGTTCTGCCAGCCGGCGCTCAACAATGCGGTTGTGTCTGTTTACCAGAGGCAGGAACGCCAAGAGGGTGATGCCAGAGATGATCACCGCGGTGAGGAAGTAGATGAACGCCGCGGTGCTGCTTTCTTGGGGGCCGTCGTCCTCGGCTGTTCTCCTTGCTGGGTCGAGAGCGGGCTCGGCAGGGGAGAAGGCCAGGTAGGATAGCATCTGGGTCAATGGAGGCAGGATACCAGCTACACCCTGCCCAGCCATGATTGCCTGTGTGTACTCTGTCCTGCCGAAACTAgcggcaaaggcaaaggcgCCGTTCTGCATGAGCCCGGACGCCAAGGCGGTGATGCCTACCATCACGAGGAGAAAAGCAAAGTATG includes:
- a CDS encoding hypothetical protein (COG:F; EggNog:ENOG503NZVR), encoding MDRLKNVFAPVKADPDEYSPLTDSDDDDSRSGTLEGEVYEEQSPFSWIEYSIFAFIGVAMLWAWNMFLAAAPYFQSRFVSDPWMQDTSQSAILAVSTTTNLVTMLVLTNMQSSASYPFRINTALFLNVAVFTLLTISTSHFLDASTGAYFAFLLVMVGITALASGLMQNGAFAFAASFGRTEYTQAIMAGQGVAGILPPLTQMLSYLAFSPAEPALDPARRTAEDDGPQESSTAAFIYFLTAVIISGITLLAFLPLVNRHNRIVERRLAEQQDLSQSVTSIEEAERANRRYVSMSTLFRKLRWVSVSVSMCFAVAMFFPVFTAKILSVHNADSDGKLYAPGAFIPLGFFFWNLGDLTGRVATMFPFSLRHRPKALFAIAMGRWLFLPLYFLCNIGGRGAVVKSDLFYLVAVQFPFGLTSGWLGSSAMMAAGEWVGEWEREAAGGFMGMCLVAGLTVGSLLSFTAAGV